From Amaranthus tricolor cultivar Red isolate AtriRed21 chromosome 4, ASM2621246v1, whole genome shotgun sequence:
AGCTGAACATGAGAGACGTTTCTTAAAGAGACAATCTCTTAGGAGACTGGCTGATTATAACACAACATTGTTTTTTGACTTTGCCTCTAATAATGACATATTATAAGGAAAATTGTATAATAAGTTTTAAAGCGACTAAAATACTTATTAAATCATCCGACTTTttataaatcaataataaaattttcaaaaattatataggaaagtttacctagaataatctcacctatttaTCATAAATACTGTCTAGAATAAATTCTGATAACCTAATGACCTATTATagcaagtttttttaaaaaaaaaaagataaattataataaaatgtccaaaaaaagttaaaagaatgttaaaaatattttatgattttttttattatgtagaataatttatataaatgtcaaaaattttctctaaatttacattaatttttttttttttgtgaattacctactaaggggtgtttggtatgaactttttaataccAAGTAAGAGATTCAATTACcattactatatattttttgtttggtataatATTAAGTTAACTCAATCCCTTTCCTAAGGGTAATGGATACTCTTATTTTGCTACCACCCATTTATGTCAAATAACAAATTCCGATGCTAATTTTGTTGGTGTTTCTATGATCAAGTAAGTGTTTTCCTTATATATTgttataccaaacaacatataactacaatCCTTACTCTTACCCTtactcctctttatcatttccttttccattacattttatgttgttataccaaacaattcacccaagtttactctaggcaaataccctctaaagttgaaattattaataattaatcaatagatggaattattgtagaaaaatcatgaaaagtttggattattttaggtaatttttctaattatataaGGTCTATTATCAATTCTTGGTATATTGATATTTTCAAGTTTTCAGAGTAGTCTGGTGCAAAACTTTAAATACGACTTTATAAAACTTTAAAACAAACCACAATCTTATAATTTCTATCAATAATTGCgaaatttgaatgaaaaaaaaatttgataactTTTTGAAATACTTCAATAATGTTTAAGACCCTTTTAATTTGGAATTGGTTTTGAGGgacccttttaatttttttgttgataactttttttttttcaactcaaaaaaaaatgcAATATGTGAAATTTGTCTCCCAAGTTTAATTCAAATCTGAATTATAGAGAaaatatcaacaaaaaaaaaggatatTTGATTAAAAGAAGCAATCCTAAGTCTAAACCAAAAAAGTTACCTCCTACACATCATACAAGCACAATTAGACTTGAGTACTTGTATTGGACATGCGATCAGGGCACGTATTCAAGTATTGAAGGGTACGTAAGGCGAAATAAAAGGTGCGAGTAACATAGTATATTTTCATGCAATATTGAAATATAAATCTAAGAAATCTCTTAATCATTTAGCACATAAATCCTGATTAACAACTTGATTAATTATACACATAATACACCAACCCAAATTACAGTCATAAACAACAaatagcattaattcaaatttgaaaagcTGCAAACATAATTGAAAAAACTAGTAAAGATAAACACTAAAATGAGCAACTGTATCAACCCCATCAGTAGTATGCTGATCATGATCAGGCAAAGTCTCAATGGTGGCATACCCTTTAGCATTCTCATACTTTCCGGTCCCACCAATGACAGCTATGGATGATATGGGAGAAGCTGTTCTATGAACCCCAAAAAAACTAAGGGTGTCAGCATCCTCATGATCATGTTCCCCTCCATGGAAGATAGCCGTGAAAGCCATTGTGTGACTCTCACCATCAAGGGAGCTAGCAAGGTAAAATCCTTGACCCCTTCCTATAATACCCGACCCGAGTTCATGGTCCTCAGTAAGCTCATCATCAATCACAGTTATGGACCCAAATAGAAGTTTCTGGAGGGCAGCTCCAGTTGGGAGTTGGCCCGGTGTTACGAAGGCCTGGTTGTTGTTCCCACCATTGACAACATTGTTGGTTCCGGTGTTTTGGATTATTGTTTGAGCTTGTGGTTGGTTTTGACCAGTGAGTCCTGCTAAGAATgggacattgttgttgttgagaaTGTTGTTTAAGTTTCCATTGTTTATAAGAGGGACTCCATTTGTGACAGGAAAGACTTGATTGTTTGGTCTTGAGAAAGGGATTCCATTCACGTCACTGGTGGCGATCAGACCTGTTACTATCCTACCTGAGGCACTAGATCCGCCTAGGACATCGTGCATAAAGAAGGAAATTGCTGGGTGGCTTGGATGGTCTGATCCAATAGCTGCCCCACCACCCTGAGCGGGTCCAGTGGGAAGTGGAGTGGGTACTTCTGCTGCTGGTGCAGCAATAGTTGTTGGGTCTGGTTCATCATTCGGGTTTGGGATTTCAGTATCAGCTGGAGCAGCTGCAACTGAAGCAGGGGCTTCGCCACTTGGTAGGACGGTGTCAGGAGAGTCATCTTCTACTGGTGGAAGAGCTGGGAGTTCGTCTGCTGGAGTGAGCTGTGGGCTCACTTGGTCAAGTAGTCGAGCCGAATTGGCAAGGCCTAGGGTGAGGGATAGTAGTAGGAGGCAAATGGTAGGAAAAGAATAAAGCCTAGCCATTTTCGGTATAGGTTGTAAGGGAGTAAGGGGTTCAATTTGAATTGATGAATTGGAGATACTAATTGGTTTTGAGGTAGATTTTTGTTTGAATGGCTATTGCTTTGTTGTTGATGAAGGGAAAGATGTGGGAAatggtatatatattagattTGAAGGTGTAGAAAATATGGAATTGTGCAAAGATTGGAATCATGGTGGAGTTGATAGGTTTGGAGAAGTGGTTGCATGCATAATGACAATAAAAGAGTGGGTTTAGAACTTGTAATATGTTGTTGTGGGTTAAGTCAACCTAAACTTGCTAGTTCTAAGTTGGTTGAAATTTAATGATTCATGAAAGTATTATGATTTGGTAATTTTGATTAGGAGATCACTGGTGTAACAGCTTGAAAAGTgcatttacaataattttttttgtttttgtactCAAATGATATAGAAAGAAGCATGGTTTGTGGTATATTTTCAAGCTAGAATTAATGaagaatcaaaattaattcTTATGTTCACAAGATAATTTGTATCATTATATAAAACCAAATTTAAcgtacaataaaaataaaatcatgtccATTTTACACATTGGTGCTATCatactaaaatattttattattgtggAATATGTGAAGGAACTTCAAGTTAATAAGTAAATGACTAGGGATGCCCAACAAAAATTCAGTAAATTTTGCGCATTTTATTTGGGAGaatgattataaatttaaaaggtAGTGAGTGAATATAAACACGAGAAACACTAATTGTCATAGATAGTGGATACTTATCCGCCATATACCCACCTGAAAGAATCTCATATCTCAAAATCACAAAACCACCTCCGTGCATACAGAATATTTAGTATTCACAAGCTACCAAAAAGTGAAGGACAATGTCACTTGAATTTTTACAtacattttttgaatttttacatgTGTCAGTAAAAAACAGTTACAAAAGTGTCCTACTTGATTAAACCTTGTACATTTACATGAGCTAATGAGGCGATCGGGGGAGATAAGCCATCAACCTTGCTCCTTGTAAGGAGTCCAGATCAGTTTGGAAACATCCACCTCCAAACCGCCGCGTCCAGCAGCTTTTAGGTGACGATCCAAAACCTTTGGATCGGCACATATGACGTGTTGTCCTTTGCGATACTGAATCAGTTCTAGAGTCTGAAGAGTGGAAAGAATATCCTCTGCTTTAATGGCAGTCATGTCACTGAGTTCCTGTAGAGTAAACACTATTAATAGAGTCTCTGAAATTAAAACTCCAACAAGTTCTAGTGAATTAAAAGATTGAGAAAAATTGTTGAGGAGCTGGGTTTATGAACATGAACAATCGGCCAGGGGATTTCACGTACCTCACCCAGccccaaaaaaataaagaagatGCGCACCTTGATAGAAATATTTCCCTTGTGCTTCTTCAATATATCCAATAGAACACGAGTCCAGTAACCCCTATAACTCAACAGCCCCAGATCTGAAAGCGGCCTTTCAGGTGTGCCAACTTTACCTTCTTTCTTAGAAAGTTCATACGCTGTTGCATCCGACAAATTATGTTTGTGACCAAGAGAGCAATGACAAAGCATTAAGAAAATGTAGTGTCAAGTATAAATATCCTATTAACAAAGATAGTAGTGGAAAAATGATAGGATGAGAGCTTACAGAAAGCAATAAGGAATTTTCCATAGCCTTTCCTCTGGTATGGAGGAAGAGTAAGAATACAAGCCAAGTTATAAGATTCCTCTGAGTGCTTTTCCTGCACAGtttatgaaataaattaaaGGCAATGTATGAGTACAGAACCATCATACTCAACACCgcaacatttgaaaaaatatgtTTGGGGCCCCAGCCACGATCATAAACTACTCACAAAACAATAACAGAGCCTTAACTCCAAAAGATCGGGGTCCAAAGACAAGCATAGAGTCAATAATCTTGAGTAACTTTTTAAGGTGAACAACATTATTTTAGTGAATTAATGCAAGCTTCTGATATAATCTATTCTCCTTAGCATCGGTTTTCCATTTGAAAGAAAATGAGACCTTGTACAACCATGTGGCTGCTATAGATCCACAAGGTTCATAACCTAGCAAGGCAGCAACCAAGAGAACTTCCAAAGAAAAATAGAGGTTCTCAAACCGATAGTATTACGTATCGTAGTCAGAGTAGTATAATCAACAGCAGGCTCATTACCTTGGAAAAATAACCCACCATATGACACCCTCGATCATCACATTCACAGAGAACATAAAATAGAAAGAGATCAACATCATAATAAAGTGTCTTGTGGTCAAGAAATAACTTCGCCAAATAACAAAGATTCTGCCCATAAACCTTGTTTTTCTTGCCATCAATCTGTAGATAATATCAAAGAACAGAACGGAGATCAGAACAGAAGTGGTGTCAGAAGTCAGAACTAAACATACTGTTACTGGCATCTCATCTAACCAAAGTTTTAATCTCTTGAACTAGTACGATACCTAATCCAAGAGAAAGCGTTGCACATCTACAAAAGTGTAGTAAGAATAGTGCAAACTATCACCCACGCAGTACTCTGTCCTGACCATATTGTAAAGGACTAAAGGTTACTGCGACCGCGCCCAAAACATGGACTGAAACAGTTAAACTATCTGCAATTACCGTGAAAGCCATATCGAAACAGTGACTGAAActatatttttgcactatgattagAAAAGAAACGGGGGAAAGGGGAGAGAACAAGAGAGTAAAAAACAGCTAGAAAAAGAATGATACCTCAAACATTGACAATGTTCCAGCCCGGTAAATCTCATCACCAGGAGGGTGCTTAAGATCACATTTTTTCTGCACCCAGAAAAAAAACCGCACAATATTTAGGCACAAGCCAGACATGTCATAAAAACATAGGCCAGCTAGAGAAACACAAAACAATAGCATCCAGTGGCAGTTCTACATAAACAATGTATTCTAAGTTTACCATTCATAGCACAAGATGATTATAAACTTAATTGACACCAGTGACATGACGAAGCAACAAAGATCATACACGTTCATCAGAGTGATCATAAAACTCATAGAGCAAGCAAAATTTTGCAGAAAAGTAGAAGACCGATCAATAATAGATAAGAGAGCAAAAATAAATATGGCTCTtctttgttcttctcatttgaaaattttgactTAAGAGCAAACTTTGACCGTGAATTCTCAATCCATaaggaaaaaatatagtcatgtccATTAAAGCCAGGATCAAAGGATTGCCAGGCGGCCCCCTGTCTGGATCGTGCAACCCCAATCGCAGGTCAATGGCGTTTTGAAACACCCGAATTCACAACATGAAACGTTGAATCATTCAATCCAAAAAACCCTTGTCGCAATTGAAAAAATGAACGAAATATTGCTATAAATACTTccaatttgttttttgtttcttGAAGATAAAAATGATGAAAGTAGGAGATGGTAAGCACCATTAAAGCTCCATTATTTTGCTTCTTGAAGATAAAGATAAGGGGAGGATATGAAGAAGAAGCTTCACACTTATTAAAGATGAatatgcaaataaaaaaagtgtGAAGACTAACGAGGAAGAGCTAAGGGCATCACCATTAAAACTCAAAGACAAGCTTCTTGAGAATGTAAAATGGAAACCGGATGGTGAATTGCGCTCCCGATCCATTCCGCAACCCTAATTGTACCTCAATCCTGGTAACAATAGTCATGACATATCTTGATAGATTTGCTCAATTTATAGTTttcaaatatcaattttttaataattttcaaaaactcaCAATTGAAGTTATTTGATATTTAAGTTCACATTCAGATATATGAGGAAGTGAGTGGAAAGACAAAAGAAAATGAACAGAAGTACTATGCAAAAATCTAATCAACATAACTATGAAATGTTGAATCCAATACCTATATCTTGATGTACCCAATCCATTACCTATCTTGATGTACACAGGTCACAGCATGAGTgtaaaactttaaatttaacaaaaaacttCGTAAAACGTAGGCACATCCATGTTGGATCCATCATATTAAAATCAGACACTTCTGGCCAGTCAAGTTCACATAGGAACAAAACAAAATCCAAACAAGCAATCAATTCTCTAGAATCATAAAAGACTATAAGTAGCTTACCATATGCCTATGTAGTTGTTCTTTATGCTTCATGAAATTAAgacaaaattcacaaaaatacaGCTTCACACAGTCATTGTACTCTGGTGGAAACGGAGAAAAGTACCATGTCTCAATCTCATATCTACCAAGTTCAATAGTCGCTATATTTTTTACTTTAGTAAATTCCTCATGCTCACGTAAACTCGCTGCATCGAGCTCTTCATGACCCTACATAGTAAGcacaaaaaaattcattatCTCAATTCTCAACTCTTCATGAAGAATAAAAGCCGTGCACGAAGATTAATATCCCATAAAATATCTTATCCAGGCACACTATAAGTTCGAACCAAACACCATTTAGATGCTAAATGttttttccaaatattaaatcatacaaaccaatgaacaatgatgccCCAAATCGCAGCTCACTATTTATATGCAAAGTTCTTCAGCTTCCACCAAACAAATTCTAGAAGACCATGCATTAATTAGCTTCAGTTATGTAAAAGGTCAATCAAAACCACGTTATTTACATGAATATGAAACAAACAATAGGCCACTAAATCTATACTAGATCATAGTTCTAAAAAGCGTCAAACATGCATCAGCCCACCTGAACGTGGGCCACGCAACCGGTAGAAAAAAAGATTTACATTCTCCAAACTCCAaacctatgttactcggacccTCCATTTTCGTCGGCTCATAGGTGTCTGTACGGTTGGTACGGATACCGGTGTCGGATACGTGCTGGTACGCCAAATTGCACATGCGTACTAAATAGTTTCACGTTGCTATTCTTACTTTCACCATTGAAGCATCAATTAACAAACCCATTCAACACttgtttttcttctattttagaGATGAAGAATTGgtctttttcttctgttttagAGATAAAGAAGAAAGAGCTTGAagcaatgaagaagaaagacGTTGAAGCAGCGTAAAAAATTGTCTTCTTCCCCATCTCAATAAACCCAGttgaaaaaataaagagaaaggaaaagaaaatggaTGAAAAGAATACTGAAATTAGGAGAAGATGAAGCATCATTTCATATGGTAGTCTTCTTTTAGCTTCTTAGAGAAGCTTAGTTTTGCTTCCACTTTTTCACTTtaacttttttactttttcttttccttttctttattaGAACAACATTTTtaaaatggaggaagtagtagtaatactactattattactactactactactactactactactactaataataataataataataataataatatggtaTTTGTGACAATGGGAAACCGGGCAATGTCAACTGGGCGAAAGTCGGCACTACTAAGAAAAATGGAGGTCGAGGCATTCGAAATCTCCCACTTTGGAATACAATTGCTATAGGGAAGATTGGCTGGCACATTGCTAGTATGAAGGAATCTTTGTGGGTCAAATGGATACATAATGTGTGCACCAAGGGAGGTAACTGGAGGATCTTCTACCCTTCTCCCATAGCGAGCTGGTCTTTGAGGAAACTTTATAAGGTGAGACGACAATGGATGAGTGGGTGTTTAAGGATACCTATTCTATTAGTCATGTATACAGTAGGAAAATGGAAACTCTGGATTTGGTGAGATGAGATTCTTTGATTTGGCATAGGTATTCCATCCTAAAGTCGAGATTTGCTTTCTACCTTGCAATGCAAGATAAACTCAAGACTAGAGCAAGTCTACTTACGATGAATGTTCAATCAGATGGCCTATGCCCTATTTGCAACTTGGCACCTGAAACAAGGAACCACTTGTTTTTTGAATGCTCCTTCAGTGTCAAATGTATTGAAGAACTAAGGAAATGGATGACGATAAAATTTCAAATCAGGAGCATAGATAGCATAAATATTCGTCGACGGTAACTCCCAAAGTTTCGAAAGAAGCTATTGATTGCAGCGATTGCTTATACTATATACATGATATGGTTTTCTCGTAATGAAGCTGCTTGGCAGGGTTATGTGAAATCTCCACACCAAGTCATGCATATAGTCAAGAGAGATGTGATTCTACGTATTCAAGGATTGCAATCCAAGGATGCAAATGCTATTATGAATTGGATAGCCTAGGACATGTCTAGGCATCCTGTTTTTTGTATTGATTTCGTCTTGAATTGGGCCAGATTCTCTTCTCTTACccatgcacatgaagagtgagaTGAGAAAACCCTCCTCGAAGATATGTCTCATTTTCATACTGATGCAAATGTAGGGTTTTAGTTGTAGATCGGTTTTGTTCTTGTCTCTGTTTGgtgattttatgaaaattttcatttctccaaaaaaaaaaattaaaaaaataaaaaataaataataataataataataataataataataataataataataataacaataacaataataataataataataataataataataataataataataataatatcgaGTATTTACATTTTAGGCAATTTTAAGTATATTTATGCTATATGAGattctttttataattatttttccaTATCCCCGTACCCGTATCCAATCTTAGAACGGTGTCCGCGTAtcttagaattttaaaattgtcGTACCGAATCCTAAGATCCACACCCATATCCGATACCcatacccgagtccaagtaacataggttcAAACCATGCACATAACATGAGAAGCACATAAGGCACCTTAGCTCAAGCACTTCTaagaaataacaaataaaaaattcaaagaaaaaactACAATGTAGATTATGAGCGCTTTTTCCAATAGCGCACCAAAGGTGGGCCAAAATCCTGGGTACCCTTGTGCCTTTGTGCTTGTCATACTTTTTAAACCTAAGCACTAGATATATCATTTGTGGTCCATTAAAATCATCACATTGCTTAATTAAGAATAGGGATGGAAAATGGACAGTCGGGTGCAGTATGCGCTCCCCCATAGCCATACCCACCTaacattttcattatcatttactCACCACCTACCCAACACCCATAGCATCCACCTCACACTCACTCCATGTTTGCGTCATATGCACTCCATACAATTGCGGTTCCTTACAAATTTAATAGTATATTTATTTAAacaatacaatgtaataaaataaaataaatatcctAAATTATTGTCAATAGTGATAAAAATGTACAATATTAATATAAAGTAGTGCGTTAAAAATGTAGTGCGGGCTGAGTATGGGGGCGAGACGAGTGGATATTTGGTGGTTAAGACTTCATACCTACTGCCCATGGCATGTAATATTTTATATCCATATACATCCACAACCCACCAAATTTATATTGATACTTGCCCCAACTAAAGCGAATGCAGTGCGAATCTCGTACAATTTCGAGCAAAATATTCCTAATTAAGATGATCCCACAACACATGTTTTAGTTGATTCCAAAATTTTTCTACACAAATGCGCAAAAAATCGAATAAAACTTCCTAAAATTAATAACTATGTAAGATAATCCCTAAGCGGGAATATTAAGCAAATAAAAACATCTTATCACCCCCATTTCAATAAGTGCCTCCCACAAACAGGGTTTGGGGTATAATATATGAAACTTTAAACTTATAATAATAAAGACATTGTTTCCAATTGACCTTTAATTGCAAACATTAACTGCAAATTCACATAATATGAAATCACATGATTTAGTGAACTATTATACTATAATCTATTATAATCTTTTAATCAAAGAACTATGAATCTTTGGGTTTATCAAGGATAagaggaaaaattaaaaaaaactttaaaaaaaaaggatattaGATTAGAAGACACAGTCTCATCCCAAAAATGACCTACTATAACATGCATAAAAGTGGATCAACAAACCAAACCTTCAATGATAATGTAAGATAAAGAAGAAAGAGTAGTTTTTGTTCATCAAATCAATCCTTGTAGCACATTCTTTGCTTGTACACAAGGAACCAGGAAGcaccaatttaaaattatggtCAGACCACACccattaaaaaccaaaaacagATAGAAAAGGATTATTCTAGGCCATAAAAAAGAACATAGtacatttgaaattatttttagatGCTTTCTAACATATTAAACTAAGGTACAATCGACTGACTCTAACTGCATCGTATGTGACCCATGTGTATGAGACATGTAAGCTAAAGAAAGATTCTCTTTGCTATTTACTTGCAAACGCCAATTGTGAGTGGAATATGAGCTCTTTTTCATCACACGAAGGGTGAACTAAAGGAAGATGGTCATATACCTATAAGAGAACTAGTTGTAAATTAGGAATTGATGAGGAAAGTCTAGAAAAATATACCATGCACAAGCAGGGACAGGGAAGGACTAACATGTAGCAAAGTTGGACTAGTTGAAGAGACAAACTATGTGTCGAGTTGTTGCACAAGCATCGAGTAGCCTGACAATGAGCAACACCATAGCCAATCGATGTATGCGCTAAGTGGGCATCAATTATGCCACGGTTCTTACGATAATGCAAAGTAACTAGTCTATCAAGGAGTTCTTGTTAGATTACAAGTTTACAACTGTAATATTATTTAGATAATAAATGTCATGCATAGTGATAATAGTGGTTAATACTCTATTTCAACTTTCATTATAATTTTACGTATCTAAAATAAAGAGACAAGATTTAAGTCATTAGAGATATGCTTTAGTTAACTTATTGGGTCTTATATAAACTCATGCCATTAGAACAATCGATTTTTGAGATATTATCAAATTGCTAACTTTGACAGCTATCATTGAATCGTTGTTCAAAAAAGTGATTTTGCGAGAGGATGATCaatcaaacaaaagaaaaaccgGGCTACACGAGTGGATTGCTGAGAGTAGTTTTGACCTTCAAAAGTGATAGGGTGAATTAAATTTAAGTACACTTGCTAGATATCCGAAAGATGCCTTTTAACACGACTAAATAAGTTTAAAGAACTTTGGTTAGTTTGACTTGTTCATGTATCCGAACACATAATATCCATTCTAGTGCACACACCAGTCCAAAACAATCCTAGGCGCTCAAAAACATGTTTAAAGTCAAGCTACTCTACCATTTCAATAGAGGAAAAAGGCAAACTAATAAAACTACCAAAGGGGACGGACTAAAGAGACATATTTTTcttcatacaaaataattaagGGCTCCCAGATTATTCATATTAACATATGTCCAAACATTATCTCCAAACTTTCATGAACTAGGCATATCATCCTCTAATATATTCTATCCTAATTCAAGGCAACTAGTACATCAAATAGTAATTAAGAATCAACatgaaggaaaaaaaagtaCACTCAAATTTATCACTATACGTTGAACAGTGGGATATAATTTCTGTTGCGCTATACAAGGTACGCAAAACATAACTAACGGCTCCAACATTATTCATATTAACATTTGTCAAAACATGATCTCCAAATTCCATAAACTAGGCATATCATCCTCAAATTTATTCTATCCTAATTCAAGGCAACTAGTACAGAAAATAGTAATTAAGAATCaacatgaagaaaaaaaaaagtacactCAAATCTATCACTATACGTTGAATAGTGGAGTATCATTTCTGCGACGCTATACAAGATACACACATCAAAGCAAGGGTGACATAAGAAATAAGGACATGAAAATGAGTTCTAGGAATATCATTGTACAGATTTGCTTAAGCCATGTTCCTCTACAAATGAACTGGTATGCAcatcaaaaatataaatcattatGCTAGCAACAATAGTAACCAAACATACCTCCACATGGATTTCATCAATCTTACGTTTTTGATGACGAGTCATCTTCAAACTTGTTACCTACAAGGAAACCTTTGTCAAAATTGCTAAACAAAGAAAGGAACATTAATCCTACTCCAACACATAATTATTGGAAGCAAAACTGAAAAaggtaaatattttattttaaagaggAGAAGCTTTGAGAGAGATAGAAAGGGAAAACAAGACACGAAAGAGGAAAAGAAGGGGTGTGAAAACGCTGGCAAAAGTAAATTTCTTGTGGAGGACAAAGGgtttgttataaaaaattacaatatggccacttaatatgaaaaatactccctccattcctaAATAAAGTTCCCACAAGAAATGTTC
This genomic window contains:
- the LOC130810298 gene encoding histone acetyltransferase of the MYST family 1-like, which encodes MGSLDPPSQGGKTLIHDELDDSRQTAGDVRSELSPAINDEPGSPPENEASKRRKVGILPLEVGTRVMCRWRDCKYHPVKVIERRKVPSGGPNDYEYYVHYTEFNRRLDEWVKLDQLDLDSVEAVVDEKVEDKVTSLKMTRHQKRKIDEIHVEGHEELDAASLREHEEFTKVKNIATIELGRYEIETWYFSPFPPEYNDCVKLYFCEFCLNFMKHKEQLHRHMKKCDLKHPPGDEIYRAGTLSMFEIDGKKNKVYGQNLCYLAKLFLDHKTLYYDVDLFLFYVLCECDDRGCHMVGYFSKEKHSEESYNLACILTLPPYQRKGYGKFLIAFSYELSKKEGKVGTPERPLSDLGLLSYRGYWTRVLLDILKKHKGNISIKELSDMTAIKAEDILSTLQTLELIQYRKGQHVICADPKVLDRHLKAAGRGGLEVDVSKLIWTPYKEQG
- the LOC130810299 gene encoding dirigent protein 24-like; translated protein: MARLYSFPTICLLLLSLTLGLANSARLLDQVSPQLTPADELPALPPVEDDSPDTVLPSGEAPASVAAAPADTEIPNPNDEPDPTTIAAPAAEVPTPLPTGPAQGGGAAIGSDHPSHPAISFFMHDVLGGSSASGRIVTGLIATSDVNGIPFSRPNNQVFPVTNGVPLINNGNLNNILNNNNVPFLAGLTGQNQPQAQTIIQNTGTNNVVNGGNNNQAFVTPGQLPTGAALQKLLFGSITVIDDELTEDHELGSGIIGRGQGFYLASSLDGESHTMAFTAIFHGGEHDHEDADTLSFFGVHRTASPISSIAVIGGTGKYENAKGYATIETLPDHDQHTTDGVDTVAHFSVYLY